A portion of the Pirellulales bacterium genome contains these proteins:
- a CDS encoding RluA family pseudouridine synthase, translated as MLLEILYEDNHLLAVAKPPGLPTQGAAAGRNSLLVQAKNYLRRKYHKPGNIYLGVVSRLDLPTSGVVLFARTSKAAARLSQQFRNRHVEKTYWAVVEGAMDPPAAECTDWLAKDERNQRMVIVSKPGNDSIPKNRVKSAAQAQEARLQYRRVKALPQASLLEIMLETGRKHQIRVQLAARGYPIIGDRKYGSRRVFADGIALHCRRLVVEHPVKKTPLELIAPPPKAWKQFAK; from the coding sequence GTGCTGCTCGAAATCCTGTACGAAGATAATCACTTGCTGGCCGTGGCCAAGCCGCCAGGGCTGCCAACGCAAGGCGCTGCCGCAGGCCGCAACAGCTTGTTGGTTCAGGCTAAGAATTATCTGCGACGCAAATACCATAAGCCAGGCAACATCTATTTGGGAGTGGTTAGTCGGTTAGATTTGCCCACGAGCGGCGTGGTGTTGTTTGCTCGCACGTCGAAAGCCGCCGCCCGGCTAAGTCAACAATTTCGCAACCGCCACGTAGAGAAAACTTATTGGGCCGTGGTGGAAGGGGCAATGGATCCACCCGCTGCAGAGTGTACCGATTGGCTGGCCAAGGACGAGCGCAATCAGCGAATGGTCATTGTTTCCAAACCCGGTAACGACAGCATTCCCAAAAACCGCGTAAAATCCGCTGCCCAGGCGCAGGAAGCCCGGCTGCAATACCGCCGAGTGAAAGCGTTGCCTCAAGCCAGTTTGCTGGAAATCATGCTAGAAACAGGACGCAAACATCAAATTCGGGTACAATTGGCTGCTCGGGGATATCCCATCATCGGCGATCGAAAGTATGGATCGCGTCGCGTCTTTGCCGACGGAATTGCACTGCACTGCCGGCGGCTTGTGGTTGAACATCCTGTCAAAAAAACACCACTGGAATTGATTGCCCCGCCGCCGAAGGCGTGGAAACAATTTGCAAAGTGA
- a CDS encoding nucleoside triphosphate pyrophosphatase, producing MAPVKHLILASRSPRRRELLAEAGYRFEVVPADENVECGVCSRESPAELVARLAYEKAANVAGKVRRGLILACDTVAECDGQVLGKPPNIAIARRMLEMLHRVLSGVCLWNYPEHSPDTRVAVTRLRMDALTDVQVDEYLQSYQWEGKAGAFGYQDRLGWVHVIEGSESNVVGLPLELLSEMVTRLMSNQPEGHALPKTTD from the coding sequence TTGGCGCCTGTTAAACATTTGATTCTTGCCAGCCGCTCGCCGCGGAGAAGGGAGTTATTGGCAGAGGCAGGCTACCGATTCGAAGTGGTGCCCGCCGATGAAAACGTGGAATGCGGCGTTTGCAGCCGAGAGAGCCCGGCGGAACTGGTCGCGCGCCTAGCTTACGAGAAAGCAGCCAATGTGGCCGGCAAAGTGAGGCGTGGATTAATTCTCGCCTGCGATACCGTGGCTGAATGCGACGGCCAAGTGCTGGGTAAACCGCCTAATATCGCCATCGCCCGGCGGATGTTGGAAATGCTGCATCGAGTGCTCAGCGGCGTTTGTTTGTGGAACTATCCCGAGCATTCGCCGGATACCCGTGTGGCGGTGACGCGGTTGCGGATGGATGCGCTCACCGATGTGCAGGTTGACGAATACCTTCAATCGTATCAATGGGAAGGCAAAGCCGGCGCGTTCGGCTACCAGGACCGGCTGGGCTGGGTGCATGTGATCGAAGGAAGCGAATCGAACGTGGTTGGCCTGCCGCTGGAATTGCTCAGCGAAATGGTAACGCGTTTGATGTCGAACCAGCCAGAAGGCCACGCCCTTCCGAAGACAACCGATTAA
- a CDS encoding trypsin-like peptidase domain-containing protein, with amino-acid sequence MKQLHKRSLAGLALVTFLAPTPSFAQRGGWISGSNLRDSHEVRAAFQSVVAASDAATVRVVSGGKDVALGTVVGSEGWIITKYSELRDPVICRFTNGRQLHAQVVGYDPDYDLAMLKVDATGLKTVDWANDEHGPAVGQLVATASPGDLPIAVGVISVPERKIPAHSGWLGIHFGDGNNAQILRVLSGSPAEQAGLKADDILLELNEQKVADSAQFVDLIHRLRPGDQVHLLVKRGDDQLKFAATLKRAEDVGVVSRNDRMNEMGGALSYRSFSFPKVIQHDTVLRPADCGGPLVDLSGKVVGINIARAGRTESYAVPADNVRKLLADLENGHLAPPEPLPGTKETKSTSTSSPDDKKDDKKTDDKKTAS; translated from the coding sequence ATGAAGCAATTACATAAACGGTCGCTTGCCGGTTTAGCACTCGTGACGTTTTTGGCTCCGACGCCTAGCTTTGCCCAGCGCGGCGGTTGGATTAGCGGCAGCAATTTGCGCGATAGCCATGAGGTGCGGGCCGCCTTCCAAAGTGTGGTCGCCGCTAGTGACGCCGCCACGGTACGTGTCGTCTCAGGAGGCAAAGATGTCGCTTTGGGCACCGTGGTTGGTTCAGAGGGTTGGATTATCACCAAATACAGCGAGCTGCGCGACCCCGTCATCTGCCGTTTCACCAACGGCCGCCAATTACATGCCCAGGTGGTCGGTTACGATCCCGATTACGATTTGGCCATGCTCAAAGTTGATGCCACAGGCTTGAAAACCGTCGATTGGGCCAACGATGAGCACGGTCCAGCGGTGGGTCAATTGGTAGCCACGGCTTCGCCCGGCGATTTGCCCATCGCCGTCGGCGTTATCAGCGTGCCGGAGCGCAAAATTCCGGCGCACAGCGGTTGGCTCGGCATCCACTTTGGCGACGGCAACAACGCCCAAATTCTAAGAGTCCTTTCTGGCAGCCCCGCCGAACAGGCCGGACTAAAGGCGGACGACATCCTTTTAGAATTGAACGAACAAAAGGTCGCCGACAGCGCGCAATTCGTCGATCTCATTCACCGTCTGAGACCTGGTGATCAGGTGCATTTGCTCGTGAAACGGGGCGACGACCAATTGAAGTTCGCTGCCACGCTCAAGCGGGCCGAAGATGTGGGAGTTGTCAGCCGCAACGATCGCATGAATGAAATGGGAGGCGCGTTAAGCTACCGTTCATTCAGCTTCCCCAAAGTCATTCAGCACGATACGGTCCTCCGCCCTGCCGATTGCGGCGGACCGCTGGTTGATCTATCTGGCAAAGTGGTTGGCATTAACATTGCCCGGGCTGGGCGGACCGAATCTTATGCCGTTCCGGCGGACAACGTACGCAAGCTCCTTGCCGATTTGGAGAACGGCCATCTCGCGCCGCCAGAGCCGCTGCCGGGCACCAAGGAAACGAAGAGCACCAGCACTTCCTCACCGGATGACAAAAAGGATGACAAAAAGACCGACGACAAAAAAACGGCTTCTTAA
- a CDS encoding S1C family serine protease, whose product MATIVAEEKPQAAAAPAVSASSITATLPTNNSAARDSTGKAGLSKPQVTVTKNTPATLADLQTIQAGIQQAVEKGVPATVGINIGGAFGSGVIVTEDGYVLTAGHVVGRPGRDAKITFPDGKQVHAKTLGVNRDMDSGMLKITEEGKYPHVELGRSADLRLGQWCVTLGHPGGFFKDRPPVVRAGRILYTRDDAIGTDCTIVGGDSGGPLLDTNGRVIGIHSRISDGITDNYHVPIDTYRDTWDRLVKGDSWGGPPAPGGPLLGVNGQTMPQPGQSGSPGCKVTDVFPDTPADAAGLARNDIIVGFDGETVTSMDSLQTHIAQHKVGDEITLSILRGDEKKALKVKLGRRE is encoded by the coding sequence ATGGCAACGATCGTTGCCGAAGAGAAGCCGCAAGCCGCCGCCGCGCCGGCGGTCAGCGCTTCGTCGATCACCGCGACGTTGCCAACTAACAATAGCGCCGCGCGCGATTCCACTGGCAAAGCGGGCTTGTCGAAGCCACAGGTCACCGTCACCAAAAATACGCCCGCCACACTGGCCGATTTGCAAACCATTCAAGCCGGCATTCAACAAGCGGTCGAAAAAGGCGTGCCCGCCACGGTGGGCATTAACATTGGCGGCGCTTTCGGCAGCGGCGTGATTGTGACCGAAGATGGTTACGTTCTGACGGCCGGCCACGTTGTGGGTCGACCTGGACGCGACGCCAAGATTACTTTTCCCGATGGCAAGCAGGTGCACGCCAAAACCTTGGGCGTCAATCGCGACATGGATAGCGGCATGCTCAAAATTACCGAAGAGGGAAAATATCCGCACGTCGAACTCGGCCGCTCCGCGGATTTAAGGCTCGGCCAGTGGTGCGTGACGCTGGGACACCCTGGCGGATTTTTTAAGGATCGCCCGCCCGTCGTGCGTGCCGGCCGGATTTTGTATACCCGCGACGATGCCATTGGCACCGATTGCACCATTGTGGGAGGCGATTCCGGCGGTCCGCTGCTGGATACCAACGGCCGGGTAATCGGCATTCACAGTCGAATTAGCGACGGCATTACCGATAATTATCATGTGCCCATCGACACCTATCGCGATACCTGGGATCGCCTGGTCAAAGGCGATAGCTGGGGTGGCCCGCCGGCGCCCGGCGGTCCGCTGCTAGGCGTGAATGGCCAAACAATGCCGCAACCGGGCCAATCGGGATCGCCCGGTTGCAAAGTCACCGATGTGTTTCCGGATACGCCAGCCGATGCCGCCGGCCTGGCTCGAAACGATATTATTGTCGGCTTCGACGGTGAAACCGTGACCAGCATGGACAGCTTGCAAACCCACATCGCTCAACACAAAGTGGGCGATGAAATTACGCTGAGCATTTTGCGCGGCGACGAAAAGAAGGCGCTCAAAGTAAAGCTCGGCCGCCGAGAATAG
- a CDS encoding DUF1559 domain-containing protein: MAKSIFLALLIGFVLIHRSAPAADSAQPSLAPIAPFIGDQTVLIGRFDLAQLDINRTVKQWLTPFVVDDMQRQILSVVVEQFDSWSNRLKADGVNQFYVVSTIGHIPGTQMITRWQQNFLAMLLANTTYAVIPGASAASIQQLHEAIQAKAKQVWPNVDAKILPDCRQIHGAAVVGMGTLLDELQNDKPSSRPEFETALAAAGNKPICAAAVPPPIFARAAEEILRLPVAGTNQPAGPIIAKGFHWLAVGEEPNLEKFNLQLVIQSASPDAAQALASAIKSEIAAAVKQSNSEGTSLAALGAAQLLSLLPEAKGDQLRLTIDTQQNKLLRGLAQTALTQATAVAFQRESQNHLKAIGLSIFNEYDKLHHYPDRAIRDKDGKPLLSWRVAILPEIEETELYKQFHLDEPWDSEHNRQLIDRMPEAYRSPDTASQHPGRTRYLVPVGENTIFPPNGTVNLKDVTDGTSKTIMVVEADPEHAVVWTKPDDLEVDLENSRRGLFNGKLPCNACWADGSVRSIRNDVDAKVLGALFTRNGGEVINESSYR; the protein is encoded by the coding sequence GTGGCTAAATCGATTTTCTTGGCACTCCTGATTGGGTTCGTGCTAATCCATCGCAGTGCCCCAGCCGCCGATTCCGCGCAGCCAAGCCTCGCACCCATCGCGCCTTTTATTGGCGACCAAACGGTGTTAATCGGCAGATTCGATCTTGCCCAGCTCGATATCAATCGAACCGTCAAGCAATGGCTCACGCCATTCGTCGTCGACGACATGCAGCGCCAGATTCTTTCTGTTGTGGTCGAGCAATTCGACAGTTGGAGTAACCGTTTGAAAGCCGACGGCGTCAACCAGTTTTATGTGGTTTCGACCATCGGCCACATCCCAGGCACGCAAATGATCACCCGCTGGCAACAGAATTTCCTGGCCATGTTGTTAGCAAACACCACGTATGCCGTCATTCCCGGCGCGTCGGCTGCTTCCATTCAACAATTGCACGAGGCAATTCAAGCCAAAGCGAAACAAGTATGGCCTAACGTCGATGCAAAAATACTTCCCGATTGCCGCCAAATTCACGGCGCCGCAGTGGTCGGCATGGGTACGCTGCTGGATGAATTGCAGAATGACAAACCATCGTCCCGGCCGGAATTTGAAACGGCCTTAGCAGCCGCGGGAAATAAGCCAATTTGCGCAGCCGCTGTACCGCCGCCAATTTTCGCCCGGGCTGCTGAAGAAATTCTGCGCCTGCCGGTCGCCGGCACAAATCAGCCGGCCGGTCCTATCATCGCCAAAGGTTTTCATTGGCTGGCAGTAGGCGAGGAGCCGAATTTGGAAAAATTTAATCTCCAGCTTGTCATCCAATCGGCTTCCCCGGATGCAGCCCAAGCGCTGGCCAGCGCCATCAAAAGCGAAATCGCTGCTGCCGTCAAGCAATCGAATTCCGAGGGTACATCGCTGGCGGCTCTTGGCGCCGCGCAATTATTGTCGCTGCTGCCTGAAGCCAAGGGAGATCAATTGCGGCTGACCATCGACACCCAGCAGAACAAACTTCTTCGCGGGCTGGCTCAAACGGCATTAACCCAGGCCACGGCCGTTGCTTTTCAGCGTGAATCGCAAAACCATTTGAAAGCCATCGGACTGTCAATATTCAATGAGTACGACAAACTGCATCACTACCCCGATCGCGCTATTCGTGACAAGGACGGCAAGCCGCTGTTGAGCTGGCGCGTGGCGATTCTTCCCGAAATCGAAGAGACCGAATTGTACAAACAATTTCACCTCGACGAACCGTGGGACAGCGAGCATAATCGCCAGCTCATCGATCGCATGCCGGAGGCCTATCGCAGTCCCGACACCGCTTCGCAACACCCCGGCCGTACCCGTTATTTGGTCCCGGTGGGCGAGAACACCATCTTCCCACCCAACGGAACGGTCAACCTTAAAGACGTCACCGACGGCACTTCCAAAACCATCATGGTAGTGGAAGCCGACCCCGAGCATGCTGTCGTTTGGACTAAGCCCGACGATTTGGAAGTCGATTTAGAAAACTCCCGCCGAGGGCTCTTCAACGGCAAATTGCCCTGTAATGCCTGCTGGGCCGACGGCAGCGTTCGCAGCATCCGCAATGACGTCGATGCTAAGGTTTTGGGGGCTTTGTTTACCCGCAACGGCGGGGAAGTCATCAACGAATCCAGCTACCGGTAA